CGTCCCCGGGCTTCACGCCGGCGAGCGACAGCATGCCCTCCACCGTGGGCTCGGGCGTGGGGACGTAGGGGACCTCCGGGGCGTTGGCGGAGAAGCCGGGCGCGGAGGACGGTGGCGGCGCGGCCTCCTGGGCCCAGGTGATTCCGGGTCCCACCGCGAGCATCAGCACCAGCACGGACGACGTCTTCATGTGGCCTCCTTGGGTGAGTCGAACGGGCGCGCGCGCATGCCGACGCCTCGGGGGGAGCGCCGGCCTCGCGCCACCTCCACCGCGAGCAGCACGCCGCCGACGGCGAGCACGACGAGCCCCGCCACCGCGCCCAGGCCCGTGTAGGCCAGGCTGGAGTAGAGGACGTAGCCGCACACGGCGATGAACAGGAGCGGCGTCAGCGGATAGAGCGGGACGCGGAAGGGGCGCGGCGCGTCCGGCTCTCGAACGCGGAGCACCAGCAGCGACACGCCGGTGAGCAGGAAGAACAGCCAGAAGACGGGCGCGGTGTATTCCACCATCGTCTGGAAGCCCTGGCGGGTCAGCGCGCCCAGTCCCACCAGCGCGAGCGATATCGCCCCCTGCACGAGCAACGCGCGCGTCGGCGTGTTCGCGCGTGCGTGCCATTGCCCCAGGGCGTTGAACAACAGGCTGTCCTTGCCAAAGGCATACTGGGTCCGCGCGCCCGTGAGCACGGTGGCGTTGGCGGAGGTCAGCGCGGACAGGGCGATGAGGATGGAGAGCACCACGGCGCCCGTGCTCCCCAGGGCTCGCTGCATCACGTCCGCGGCCACCGCCTCGGACGCGGCCATGCCCTCCAGTCCCAGGCCGCGCAGGTACGCCAGGTTGACGAGCAGGTACAGGAGCGTCACCACGCCGATGCTCACGAGCAGCGCCCATGCGAGCCCGCGCCGCGAGCGCTTCATCTCGGCGGACAGATATGCCACCTCGTTCCAGCCGCCGTAGGTGAGCAGGACGAAGACCATGGCGAGGCCCCAGGACGTACCCGAGGGCGCGGCTGGCACGGTGGTCGCGGTCTGCGCGGCGGGAGGCGCCAGCACGAGCCCCGCGAGGATGACGGCGAGCACGCCGAGCACCTCCAGCAGGGTGAGCAGGTTCTGGGTCCGCGTTCCCTGCCGCACGCCCGCGACATTCACGGCCGTCAGCCCCACCACCATGGCCGCCGCGTAGAGGGATGAGGACGCGGGGCCGAGGGAGAAGAGCTGCGAGGCGTAGTCGCCGAAGACGAAGGCCAACAGCGCGATGGAGCCCGTGGGGATGATGGTGAGCCGGGCCCACGCGAAGAGGAAGGCGGGCCCACGGCCCAGCGCCCGGTAGAGGTAGTGGTAGTCGCCGCCGGGGTGCGGCCAGGCGCTGGCGAGCTCCGCGTAGCAGAGCGCGCCCACGAGGGAGGCCACGCCTCCCAGCCCCCAGGCGAGCAGCATCTGCGCGCCGCTCGCGGACTGCTCCGCCACGAGCGAGGGCGCCTTGAAGATGCCCGCGCCCAGCACGACGCCGACGGTGAGCGCCACCACGTCGAGCACGCGCAGCGAGGGCAGTGGCCTGGCGGCTCCGGGGGTCGACTGCTCGCGGCTGGCTGGCTGCTCACGCATGCGTCCCCTTCTCAGGACCGTGTTCGAGAGACCGGGTGTGAGCCACAAGCTGAGCCCGGGCCCCGCATGCGACGAACCTCGCTCCTCGGGCCCCTTGCTCTCCTCCGCGTGCACCGGGGTGCTCCCCTGCTCCACCGTGGGCCCGACACCACGGGCAGGCGGCCCTCGAATGCCCTCGCTCCGGAGCGGCCCACGTCTGGAGCGCACGTCGAGATGAAAGTCGGTGGCACCCGCGCGGCGCGTGACAGGAGGCCCTATGCTCGGCGGTGTCCATGAGACTCCCCGCCTCCCGGCTCGCACTGCTCGGCGTCCTCTACTTCGTGCAGGGACTGCCCTTCGGCTTCCAGGCCACCGCGCTGCCCGTCTACCTGCGCGGGCAGGGTGTATCGCTCACCGCGCTGGGCTTCGCGGGGGTGCTCGCGCTGCCCTGGGGACTCAAGGTGCTCTGGGCGCCGCTGGTGGACCGCTACTCCTCGTCGCGCATCGGTCGACGCAAGTCGTGGATCCTCCCCATGCAGGCGGGCCTGACGCTCACGTGCATGGCGGCGGGCATGCTCGTGTCGGACGGCGGCTCGCTGAAGGTGCTGCTCGGGCTCATCCTGGTGATGAACCTCTTCGCCGCGACCCAGGACATCGCCGTGGACGGGCTCGCGGTGGACCTGCTGCGCCCCCAGGAACTGGGCCTGGGCAACACCGTGCAGGTCGTGGGCTACAAGCTGGGGATGCTCACCGGTGGCGGGTTGCTCGTCTGGGCCAGCAAGTACCTGGGCTGGCCGGGCCTGTTCCACGGCATGGCCTTGCTGTGTGCCGTCGCGCTCGGCGTGACGCTCCTGTATCGCGAGGCGCCTTCGCGTGAGCGCGACGCCGAGCCCACCGCGCGCGTCGAGGCGAAGACCGGGAGCTGGCGACAGTGGTTCGCGGTGTTCCTCACGGCGGTGCGTCAGCCGGGCATCGGCTGGGTGCTGCTCTTCATCGGCACGTACAAGTTCGGCGAGACGATGGCGGACGTGCTCTACAAGCCCTTCCTCGTCGACGCGGGCATCCCCGCCTGGCAGATAGGCCAGTGGGTCGGGACGTGGGGCAACGCCGCGTCCATCCTCGGCTCCGTGACAGGTGGCGTGCTCGCCACGCGCATGCCCATCCTCGGGGCCTTGTCCCTCACCGCGTCGCTGCGCGTGCTGCCGCTGATGGGGCGTTGGTGGCTGGCCACCCATGGCGTCAGCGACGCGGGCGTCATCGGCGTGACGCTCGCGGAGGAGCTCGTCGGCGGCGCGCTCACCACCGTGATGTTCGCGTTCATGATGTCGCGCGTGGACCGGCGCATCGGCGCGTCACACTACACACTGATGGCCAGCATCGAGGTCTGGGGCAAGGCGCCCGCCGCGCCCCTCGCGGGATGGCTCGCGGACTCCACCCACGGGCTCGCGCTGGGTTATGGCCCCGTGTTCCTGCTCGGCGCCGGACTGTCCGTCGCGTTCCTCGCGCTGCTGATTCCCATCCGGCATCTCCAGGCGCGCTTCGTCACGGATGTGTCACACGAAAACAGCGCATCCCAGGCTCGCGACGAGAGCCCTCCCGTGGAATCCGGCACACGCTGAGCGCATCGCCAGACGTGTCAGTCGTGGGTGTTAAGTGCGTACGCGCTGTCCCCCATTCATCGTGGGCGCGCTCGCTCACGAGAGGTGCAACGCATGCTCTCTTCTTCGATGAAGTCCCTGTTGGGTGGTGTGGTCCTGGCCGCCACCCCTGCCCTCGCTGACAGCACCACGACGATTCCCGCGTTCGCGGCCGACATCTCCGCCGCCCGCCTCGCCACGAGCCCGGGAGGCGCCACCGTCATCCGCGCGGAGATGCGCGGCGCCGTCAATCGCTTCCTCCAGGATGACGACAAGGTCGACGCCGTCGAGCGCGCGTACCTGGCCGACCGCATCTCCGACCTGACGTTCAAGCAGGGCGTGACGGCCACCGCGATGAAGTACCTCATCGACACCCACGAGCTGAACGACGGCCTGACCTGGTACTCGCCGCTGTGGCTCGACGTGCTCCCCCAGACGCCAGCCGACTACTTCGGCGCCACCGGGCCCCTCACCACCTCCACGGACATCATGGAGGGCAACATCCCCGCCGGGATGGGCGTCGCCAACCAGCGGACGCTCACCTACAAGGCGGGCGCGGCCTTCGAACTCCACGAGGGCGTGTCGTACTTCAAGCCCATCACCGTCCAGGAGCTGCTCGCCATGCTGAAGGAGCAGGTCATCAATGGCACGCCCAACTCCGATGAGGTGGACGGCGCACTGGCGTTCATCACGCAGGTCTCCCGCAACAGCAACCGGCTCTACACCACGAACTGGTCCTGCCGGACGTACTGCGGCGGTGGCGGCCCCGGCGACGCGGGCGGCTTCTTCATCGCCGCGGTGAGCACGGAGCGCAACTTCGTGCGCATGGTGCGCGTGACGACCTGGTCCGACTAGTCCTCAGCCGGCGCGCATGCGCCACTCGAGGCCCGCGGGAGGGAAGGTGCCTCCCGCGTGGGTCCACTTGAGTCGGACTTCACGCCGGCCCTCGGGCGGCAGCTCGAAGCACGCGAGCACCCGCCCGTCGCCGCGCTGGTTGACGCGAACGTCCACCCGCTCCCCGTCGACCTTCATCGCCAGTTGGAGGACACCCGCCTGCGGGAAGAAGTGTTCCGAGGGATGACGACGCGGTGAGGTGAGCAGCAGCTCCACCTCGCGCGGCTCGGCGTCGGTGTTCTCCAGGGTGTACGTCAGCACGTACGAGACGCCTCGGGCTCCCTCGTGGGTCCGGGGCGCTCTCGGCTCGGGCTCGCGCGTGGTCGGCATCAGGGGCGCGGCATCGGGCCAGACGCCGCCGTGTCTGCCGGGCATCGACATGACGAGGTCTCCGGCGCGCTTGCCCGCGGACAGCCGCACCGTGCGGCCACCCACGAAGACACTGCCGGCCTCGAGCACCCCCTGATGGGGAGGAAACGCCGGGGCGGTGGTCTCGGGCGCGTCCGCTCCCGCGCTGGCCACGGGGTGCTCTCCACGGGAGATGGAGGTGAGCTCGTCCGGAGTGAGCGGCAGCGGACTGGACACGGTGGCCAGCCGGAACCTCGCGCCCACGTCGAGCTGTCCCTTCGCGTCCACGGCCGTGAAGTCCAGGAGCGACTGGAGCGTGCCGCCCTTCTCATGGCGCGCGGCGAGGACGAGCACGGTGTCACCGGGCTGAACGGTGAGCGCGGCCTCGATGCGTCCGCAGGTGCCCAGACGCACGTCGTCGAGCTGAGACAAGTCGAGGTCCTCGCGGAGGAGCGGCTCGGCTTCGCGCTCGTCCTGGGGACGCGGGTCGACGCGCGCATCGATGAAGCCGGCGGCGAGTACAGCGTGAGGCCCTCGGAAGAAGAGCCCCTCCGGGTCGGGGACCTTTCCGGACGTCGACTCGATGAGTCCCGTGAGGTCCTCGGCGAGCGCGTCCTGTTCGTCTGGATTGAAGGGCTCACCGCGTGCGTTCGCGGGGAACTGGGGCGTGAGGTACTTGGAGAAGACGACGCCCGCGAGCCGCAGGTGGATGGGACGGCCCGAGGTGTTGCGCAGCACGATGGAGCAACGCTGCGTCCCGGTCGGGGGAGTGGTCTGCGTCACCCGTCCCTGGTCATCTCGCGCGAAGGTCTCGCCCACGCGATTGACGGTGCGCAGGAACAGTCGGGCCTGACCGGCGAACGTGAAGCCGCCCTCGCTCTTGCCGGGCACGATGCGCCCCATCGTGGTGCCGAGGACTCCGGAGGTCCGAATCGTCTCGGGGCTCGCGTGGACGAGCAGCGGCGCCCCCGTGAATGCTCCATCGAGTGGTTCGAGCGCCGCGATGGGGAGCGCGTTCGCATCGAACGCTCCGACAGGCAGCGGAGGCCGCTCATGCGGATGTGCGGAGACGCGAGGCGCGGGGAGCTCCTCCTCGCGTGTGGCGTCGACGTCGAGGGCCCTCGCCAGCTCACGCACGTCATGCGTGGCCTCTGTCTTCTCGCCCGAGGCTGGCATCACGTTGACTGCGCCGCTCTCTTCCGAAGACGCCTCGGCAAGCCGTGGGCCCCCCGCCGTCGTCGCGTCGACGTCCCCTTCCGCGGACACAACGACGAGTCGCGGGGCAGCCTTCACAGCAGCGTCCGTCGCCCCAGTCTTCTCAGTGACGTTCTCGTCGGCAGGCGCCGCGACGGGCCGCGGTGCGCCCTTCACGACGGGGCCCTCCGGCCTCCCTCCGGACTCCGCCGGCTTCGTGGCCGCCTTCCCCTGGGAAGGGACCGCGACGGGCCTCTCAGCGACCTTCGCTCCAGCAATCGCTGTCTTCGCGACGCCCCTCCCTTCCGCGGGCGTCACGGCGGCCTTCGTCCCTGCTGTCTTCGCGACCGCCTTTCTCTCGGAAGCAGCAGCCCCAGGCTTCGCGACAGTCTTCGCGGCGGCCTTCTGACCCGAGGCATTCGGCGCCGTCCTCGCGGCCTTCGCGACGGCCTTCGCCTCCGCGGGCTTCGCCTGTCCTCGCTGGGGCGTCACGGCCGGCGTCGTGGCCCCACCCGCCTCGGGCTTCCGCGCGGCCTTCTTCGCGGCCTCCGGCTGGGGCTTCGCCCCCGAGGGTTTCGAGGCGGGACGTCGAGGTGGCGGCTTCGAGGGAGGCATTCCCGAGAATCCTCACAGAGAACAGGCCTGGATGTCGCCTCCCCATGGCGCCGGGTCTCCCAAACCCCGGCGCCACACCTCACCTCACGCGCGCGCCCACTTCCGCCACACGGTGCCAGTGAGCGCCAGCACCCCGGCGGTGGGCAGTGCCCACGGCAGCACCTTCGCCAGCCGGTGCTCCCAGACATCCACCCGGTCCGCCAGGAGCAACACCATCCAGTGGCGGGCCTTGTGGTCCGGGAACCCATAGGCCACGCGGCGCAACAGGCCGCTCAGCCCCTTCGGCGGCTGCGCCGTTCCATACACCGGCGGCAGCTGCGCCCGGCCCGGGTGCTTGAACACACGCACCGGCGAGTGCTGGAACCGGATGGGCATCCGAGCCCCCGGCAAGGGATGCGGCAGCGTCTCCATCGGGACGCCGGGGCGGCTGGCGAAATCCAGGTCCGCGGCGGCGCCAGGTACAGGTCTATCCGGCATGGCTTGGCTCCTTTCGGTCACGCATGGCCCGGCGTGAGGACGCACTTGACGCAGCCGTCACGCTTCTGGGCGAACAGGTGGTAGGCCTCCGGCGCATCCTCCAACCCGAACCGATGGGTGATGATGGCCTTCGCATCAATGCGCCCCTCGCGGATGTGCTTCAGGAGGTGCGGCATGTAGCGGCGCACGTTGCATTGGTTCATCCGCAGCGTGAGCCCCTTGTTCATCGCGGTGCCAATCGGCATCACGTTCCACGGCGGTCCATACACGCCGACGATGGAGACATTGCCGCCCTTGCGCACGGCGTCGATGCACCACGAGAGCACCGTGGGAGCCCCCGCCTCCAGCTTCATCCCCAGCCCCATCACCCGGTGCGTCGTGGAGCCCTCGGCCTCCATGCCCACCGCGTCGATGCACACGTCCGGGCCCCGGCCCTCGAACATCTCCTTGAGGTAGGCGACGACGTCCCCCACCTCCTGGAAGTTCACCGTCTCCACCTTCGCGAACCGCTCCGCGAAGTCGAGCCGGTACTGCACGCAGTCCACCGCCACCACGCGGCCCGCGCCCATCAGCCACGCCGAGCGCATGGCGAACAGCCCCACCGGGCCCGCGCCGAAGACGACCACCGTCTCGCCGCCCTTGATTTCGCCCATCTCCGCGCCCATGTAGCCCGTCGGCAGGATGTCGCCGAGGAACAGCACCTCCTCGTCCTCCATGTCGTCCGGAATCTTCAAGGGCCCCACGTCCGCGTACGGCACGCGCACGTACTCGGCCTGGCCCCCGTCGTAGCCGCCCGTCGTGTGCGAATAGCCATACACGCCGCACGCCACGTCGCTGGAGGGGTTGCTGTTCTCACACAGCGCCGTGAGGCCGCGCTCGCAGTAGAAGCAGCCGCCGCAGGAGATGTTGAAGGGCACCACCACGCGGTCGCCCTTGCGCAGTTGGGAGACCTCCGTGCCCGTCTCCTCCACCACGCCGGTGAACTCGTGCCCGAAGGTGTGGCCCACCCGCGTGTCCGGGACCAACCCGTGCAACAGGTGCAGGTCCGAGCCACAGATGGCCGTCTTGGTCACCCGCAGGATGACGTCTTGGGGATGCTCCAGCCGGGGGTCCGGCTTGTTCTCCACTCGGACCCTGAAGGGTCCCTGGTAGGTCAATGCTCGCATGAGGGCGTCTCTCCCGTTTCATCTACGGGTGAGGACGCCAGCGCCGTGCGGCAAGGCGCGTCATCGACGAGCCCCCCGCTCGCTCACTCGCCATGGCGCGGGAGGGACACCGCTCAGCCCTCGGACGGCTCCCAGCTCAGCTCCGTGGCGCGCCACATGTACCAGCTCGCCACCGAGCGCCAGGGCCTCCAGCGCTCGCCGTATTCCAGGAGCGCCTTCGGCTTGGGCATCTCCGCCAGGCCGTACGCGAGCATGAAGCCCTTGCGCACGCCGAAGTCGTCCACCGGCAGCACGTCCGGGCGGCCGAGCCGGAACATCAGCAGCATCTCCACCGTCCACTGGCCGATGCCCCGCACCTGGGTGAAGTGCTCGATGAGGGCCTCGTCGCTCATCCGGCGCACCCGGGCGAGCGGCGGCACGGTGCCATCCAG
The sequence above is drawn from the Myxococcus fulvus genome and encodes:
- a CDS encoding MFS transporter — encoded protein: MRLPASRLALLGVLYFVQGLPFGFQATALPVYLRGQGVSLTALGFAGVLALPWGLKVLWAPLVDRYSSSRIGRRKSWILPMQAGLTLTCMAAGMLVSDGGSLKVLLGLILVMNLFAATQDIAVDGLAVDLLRPQELGLGNTVQVVGYKLGMLTGGGLLVWASKYLGWPGLFHGMALLCAVALGVTLLYREAPSRERDAEPTARVEAKTGSWRQWFAVFLTAVRQPGIGWVLLFIGTYKFGETMADVLYKPFLVDAGIPAWQIGQWVGTWGNAASILGSVTGGVLATRMPILGALSLTASLRVLPLMGRWWLATHGVSDAGVIGVTLAEELVGGALTTVMFAFMMSRVDRRIGASHYTLMASIEVWGKAPAAPLAGWLADSTHGLALGYGPVFLLGAGLSVAFLALLIPIRHLQARFVTDVSHENSASQARDESPPVESGTR
- a CDS encoding zinc-dependent alcohol dehydrogenase, whose translation is MRALTYQGPFRVRVENKPDPRLEHPQDVILRVTKTAICGSDLHLLHGLVPDTRVGHTFGHEFTGVVEETGTEVSQLRKGDRVVVPFNISCGGCFYCERGLTALCENSNPSSDVACGVYGYSHTTGGYDGGQAEYVRVPYADVGPLKIPDDMEDEEVLFLGDILPTGYMGAEMGEIKGGETVVVFGAGPVGLFAMRSAWLMGAGRVVAVDCVQYRLDFAERFAKVETVNFQEVGDVVAYLKEMFEGRGPDVCIDAVGMEAEGSTTHRVMGLGMKLEAGAPTVLSWCIDAVRKGGNVSIVGVYGPPWNVMPIGTAMNKGLTLRMNQCNVRRYMPHLLKHIREGRIDAKAIITHRFGLEDAPEAYHLFAQKRDGCVKCVLTPGHA
- a CDS encoding APC family permease; this translates as MREQPASREQSTPGAARPLPSLRVLDVVALTVGVVLGAGIFKAPSLVAEQSASGAQMLLAWGLGGVASLVGALCYAELASAWPHPGGDYHYLYRALGRGPAFLFAWARLTIIPTGSIALLAFVFGDYASQLFSLGPASSSLYAAAMVVGLTAVNVAGVRQGTRTQNLLTLLEVLGVLAVILAGLVLAPPAAQTATTVPAAPSGTSWGLAMVFVLLTYGGWNEVAYLSAEMKRSRRGLAWALLVSIGVVTLLYLLVNLAYLRGLGLEGMAASEAVAADVMQRALGSTGAVVLSILIALSALTSANATVLTGARTQYAFGKDSLLFNALGQWHARANTPTRALLVQGAISLALVGLGALTRQGFQTMVEYTAPVFWLFFLLTGVSLLVLRVREPDAPRPFRVPLYPLTPLLFIAVCGYVLYSSLAYTGLGAVAGLVVLAVGGVLLAVEVARGRRSPRGVGMRARPFDSPKEAT